gagcagacacctgccgaagggaccttgtgtcccaggaagtctaccttctccactccgAAGGTACATTTGTCGAATCTGACGACCAAACCGTTCTCCTGAAGACGTTTCAGCGCAGCCCGGACATGACCCAGGTGCTCCcccggggacctggagaagatcaggatgttatccacgtagcagacgcagaaaggtaggtcccccaagatgctgtccataaGGCGTTGGAATGCGGCCCCGgcattcctgaggccgaaggtggagtaggagaaggtatatgtcccgaactcaagcaaatccatttttgtgaatatcttggcccgTGCAGGGCACCTGTTAGGTCCTggatgtttggcaggggatagtggtgTGGTGTTTTCATTAGGTTCAGCcaacgatagtccccacagggcctccaggaaccatctggtttcttcaccatttgaAGGGCGCACACCTATGGACTCAATGCCTTTCTGCAGATACCCTTCCTTTCCATCTTGGCGAATGCTCGTTTAGCATCTTGGAGTTTCTTGGGTGGCAGGTGGCGGAACTTGGCATGTGTCAGtgggcctgtggtggtgatgtggtgatggatgccgtgcttggcctgggtacttggcacctgacgcagttctggcttgaagacatctgggaatttGTGGAGGAGGGCGTTGTATTTGTTCAATGAGATGGAGCATACGGTGGGCATTCCTGGTTTGGTGGAGAGCGGTCAGGAGTGGCAGGTTCCAGTATCCAGCTGGCGTTTTCAGCCGACGTCTACTAGCAGTCTGTGATGTGCAAGGAAGTCGGTGTCCAGTAAAGGAAACTTGAAATCCGCTGGTTCCttaaggtttgcggccactgctgttatgGGTGGCCGCCTTTCTAGTTtattgtgaaagaacagggggcccTGCAATTTCTGGTGTCACTTCcgaacctccgatggaagtaacaccaggctggatttgttcTTGTCTTCTGCTGCTGCAGCGGTGCCTTCTTCCTGCATACCATGTTCATGTCCCCCACTTCGgcttcttctgctaccaggctgcaggctgcaggtgttgcagTGAGTTTGGAGGCCTTGGAGGCCTTGGTGGTCTCATGGAGTTTGTGTGTGGCgttcaccaattcgtccattgaGAGGGCGTCTGCATCCATGATTTGTGCCTTCACCTCCTGCGGGAGGCATCACAGGAATATTTCCTgcgacaagctgatctccctcctctgTCCGTCTGCGTCGACTCCCGGCAGCATCAGGAGGCCTCGTAGTTTgtcccaggcatccctgggtgatgcgtccccAGGGGTTGGGTCATCAGGTCGAGGACgcattgggctctctctgggatgggCATGGAGTGTGTTGATGAGTTTCTCTCGCAGGTTTCTGTACTTGACTCTGCCCGGCtgtgagtccaaccatggggtgattttgttgaagacctcctctggTGGCGTTGTTATGGTGACCTTTGCTTTGGTTTCCTCATTTGTGATTTTTGCTACCCGGAAATGGACGTCTGCCCGCAGGAACCAGGATGCAGTATTTTGCCGCGAGAACGGAGGGAGTTTTATCACCTGGtttattgctgccttcgaaggcaagagagggatgcagaggatctgtgcgtCCTCAGAACAACTTTccacctcagtgtctgacattttgcctCACACCAAAATGCGAAATAAGcgccgtatttagtctgttaatggtgtttggggctcgtcagaagtcaaaactgtatgccgtgtggttccgttaatgacttctgaatatggtcgacgtgaatcgtaaatggcagggccaaactgTTCAAGAATGCCAGAACATTCCTGAAGGAGGTATGCTGTAATTAGTCaattagtggcgtgggtgttctccgaggaaggagctttcagaggcctagactttgtcCCCGTATGGTTCCATTaagagctctctgaaggtaaagcggccgtagtaagtccgttaatggtgaagccaaaaccgctgtgtttaccgtAGCTCCtcggtcaccagttgtgaggtcaaagagacggaactgggtactgattaatttatttacctgggcacaggTGTGCATAGCACTGTGCAGACAGAAACGAAGTGCCCGGCCTTCGATTGCCGTGACCAGTACACTGAGTGAGaggaatttttgtttgttaacagtcaatcaaatagcaataataagaggcataatgtacatacagtgataaaatatatattggcaaaaaggccaggaaattctgcatacaaatatatgcagGAGATTCTCGCtgtgttgatagatgcgatacataaTCGTGATTGATGGGAAAGGAAgggacgtctgacgtctttacagattaacctacaacaataaatccaaatcccctttaaaataaattttttatgataatttacgTGAGTTTTGaccataatttataataattattaatataattgtttattacctcgagaaaatcaacactgaaaacctcagggcataaaactagaggaTCCCGACGAAGTTCCAGCTTTCCTTCCACTGCTGCATGGAAGGAACAGTTACCATATATCACTACCAGTGTAAACCTGaccgttattatttttaaatatataaatcatattattctataaatttttcagttacaaagtcttaaatttaacatataatattttatagatctggcataacaaaatgatttaaaagtgtaaattatttgcaatttttcttcaaaagaaaaaagtttccagTTTGAGTCGTTTGATGGAAAGGGCGCCGAGAATAGTAACACttgctgacatgtctttcatcagttgcaGTTGTTTTTCCGTTATTGCTGTTAAGTCATAGTGTTATAGTCTAATCTgactgaaaaggaagagagagagagagagagagagagagagagagagagagagaagacgataCGTAAGAAATTCTTCCCTATCTGCGCATGTGTAGAtcggcagaaaaaaaattaccgctatgcaTGTCTGTACAGCATCTATAAACCTGGTAAATTCGTACctttggtgatgacgtaacaatgtatcaaacaaaatcattcccttcGTGGGGGAATGTCAGGCaattagttatttattgttttgaataaatatgcgttgataaaagatagagatgaatatatatcattctaatatttaaggataaacaatcaatttactgtatatgattacatcagcaacagGTACGAATTGACGGGCtgttgtagttgccaggtgtcactatGTGATGGTGAATACACGGCCTAAGGATGCTGGATTTtgtaatagtgaatgggtgtgttgggagagagtgagagagagagagactgagaaagtgaaagagtgagggggagaggaagagagagagagagagaggagagggggtatTAGGCCTTACTGTTGTTTGTTATAAATCTGTCATTAATTAAATGGTGACGAGGGGCTTATGAAGGCATCATCTCCACAActtaagagtgagagagacatcTCTTTAAATTTAGACGTAGGAAAGACAGAGagtcaatggagagagagagagacagggagagagaaagttaagcaGACGAGATATTTGAAGCTCCAAATGAGttaaaagatcatttttttttcctgcaacttCAGACATGGATGGTTACCTTTCGTTGATTTTAAAGGACTTTCGGTGGATCAGGTGAATTAAGTGTTGATGCTGTTTGCTCCTGAATGCTTTGCAGTATTAGGTTTGgttaaatgaaacaaagaatacacacacacacacacacacacacacacacacacacacacacacatatatatatatatatatatatatatatatatatatatatatatatatatatatatatatatatatatatatatatatatatatatacatatatctatctatatatatatgcatatatatatatatatatatatatatatatatatatatatatatatatatatatatatatatatatatatatatatattacataacaaaacaatataaaggggatgcagaaaaatttttctgagtaCTTCAGAGTTTTCataggcagtgccaggttggtcaattaaaatatatatatatatatatatatatatatatatatatatatatatatatatatatatatatacatacatatatatagaaggtcACGATAATTAAAGGTACtttaatactctttttttttttcagatcaggGCAACAGGCGTGTGCCATAGTGACGTCAGCGGGAAGAGGGCCATTTTGCCTTTCGTGCGATTTCCATCTGTTTTGGGACACGAGGCAGCTGGAGTTATAGAGAGCGTTGGATCAGCTGTTACGTCTTTTAATGTTGGTATGTTAGTTTTGTTCTTGACTGAGGCAGTCTCACGCCCGGAAGTTGGTAAGGTTGACGTGTTAACTTTAAACGAGCTTAGATACAATCATACACGAGTGGACAGATACGGGAATGTGGGAACATGGGTGGTACATttacgcacactcacacacacacacatatatatatatatatatatatatatatatatatatatatatatatatatatatatatatatatatatatatatatatatatatatatatatctctctatctatctatctatctatctatctatctatctatctatctatctatctatctatctatctatctatatatatatatatatatatatatatatatatatatatatatatatatatatatatatatatatatatatatatatatatatatatatatatatatatatatatatataaaagcttataCAAAATCACGTGCATCTCCTGTGATTTTCTGAGGatgtatacatcatacatacatacacactcacacacacacatatatatataacgaacgtACACAGTGGTCTTCCAGCATCAGTTCATGAAGACAAAGCTTTAATGAAACTATGTTTAATACTGCTTTAGTTGCACAAAGCACATAATATCCCAATGTTATGTTAAAATAAAGGATCATTGTGCACATAATGTGCTTTTGCTAATGATAAAAACTGTACGattaaacaataactgaataaatgtgAGCTCATTATATTCTATACAAGTAATAGGTTCACgcttcataattttcattgtgcccagaaaaaagtattaaattgtTCAATTCCGAAGGGAAACGGAGTTCTCATTGTCTACAGCGCAGTCATCCTCCGCTTCAAGTTCTTAAACATCGCGAGCCATACTGTGCCTAGACACCGTTCTGGATGCGATTTCGTTATGCTTCCATTTGCCACTATCCTTCGACCATGACACTGTTGCTGCGTCTATCCTTACTCATTTCACTTCGATGAACACATCTGCATTGAATCTACTCTATCTTTCGATCATATATTTGTTGTCAAGATGCAACTTGGTATAACTTTTGGTTCTTGAGAAAACTCCAGTAGTTAAAACGAACGCCCAACTTGCTTCCTTTAACGCCGAGGCATTTCACATTTCACAGGTGACCACGTCTTGACAATTTTCCTGCCTCACTGTCAGCAGTGCCCTGCGTGCAAGTCCCCTGATCAGAACCTATGCGAAAAGTTCATGGTTCCTCCCGAATCCGTCGGGTTATTGTACGATGGTACCACGAGGATGAAGTGCAAGGGGAAGACGCTTTACCACTTCTTGGGAACTTCCACTTACTCTGAATACACCGTCATTGATGAGTGTCAGGTGGTCAAGGTAAGTTTCCATCTGCCGTCCTTCGTTACAGTGGCTTGATACATTTCACTCCCAGACGCTTTGGGAAAGCAGAGATTTTTCATTTCTCGTTCGGATTTTCAATGGGTTTCAGCGGAAACcatatccaaaaatattagaAGATCGAGGAGTTGGGTGTTCTTTTCCCAGAAGTTGTGTCTATAGAATAGATTTCATATATTCCTTTAGGGTGCAGTTAATCATCCAAAAATAGATGAACAATACAGTGGATAGACATCCCATTCAGTCGTCACTGTACTCTATTTATATCTGTACTTGAGTATACATTATCTAAATTATACTTATCTAAATTAAGTGAACACTGACTTCCTGAGACCAGAAGTGTTTTCTGGTAATTTGGCATGCTACAATCAAAGCATATTATCAGCCAAACCTGTGATAATTATTACCTCTGATTACTCTTGTGTACTGTCAATGTCAATAGCATTATCGCATTTGACAAGGGAAGGCTCTGGTAAGAGACTCGGGTACTGAAAAATCTGTGAGTATATGGTAGCACAGCTTTGCAAGATCAAATTAAAAACCAAGGCAGATCGGTGAGAATATTCTGTCTGCATATCTCCTTTTCCATTGCTTGCGGCCTTTTCCTATCGTATCTAAGGACGAGAAAGTGCTTTTCAAGTGGTGCTTTACTTATGTATCACTccaccctcccccgcccccttccacACCAACGCTGATTTCGGCAAGCTATGATGCATTTTACGAGGATCTTAGCAAACATATGAGTACTTAGATGACCGAGTCCATAATAACCCTGTGTGAATATTTAGGTAACTGTTTCACATGCCATCTGGCAGGACGTATCACTTTCCACCCCTATCTCTGCAGGTGGACAAAGCTGCCCCACTGGAGAAGATTTCTATTCTGAGTTGCGGAGTGGCCACTGGTTACGGCAGCCCCATCAAGATCTGCAAGGTAATTTCGAATGCACTGTAgacaacaaaccaaaaaatacAAGAAGTCAGACAATAACTATCATTTAATGATTGTTTAAAAAGGTCTATAGTACATGTTATAGATTTAGCCAGTTCGTTTACAAAACTAATGTACTTCGTCAGTACAGACATGAGAGAAAGGCCATGATTCGATTAAACGTCGCATTACAGGTGAAACCAGGCTCGACCTGCGCAGTCTTCGGCCTAGGCACTGTCGGTCTTGGCGCAGTAATGGGATGCAGAGTTCAGGGAGCCAAACGAATCTTTGGAATTGACATTAATAAAGATAAGGAGGAAATAGGTAAGCTTATTCCCCTTATCTTGGTCAGGTCTACGAGCATCCttagttaaactttttaaaaacagcg
This genomic stretch from Macrobrachium rosenbergii isolate ZJJX-2024 chromosome 23, ASM4041242v1, whole genome shotgun sequence harbors:
- the LOC136851253 gene encoding alcohol dehydrogenase class-3-like gives rise to the protein MSSTEGKVIKCKAAVAWAKDQPFSIEEIEVDPPKSREVRVKIRATGVCHSDVSGKRAILPFVRFPSVLGHEAAGVIESVGSAVTSFNVGDHVLTIFLPHCQQCPACKSPDQNLCEKFMVPPESVGLLYDGTTRMKCKGKTLYHFLGTSTYSEYTVIDECQVVKVDKAAPLEKISILSCGVATGYGSPIKICKVKPGSTCAVFGLGTVGLGAVMGCRVQGAKRIFGIDINKDKEEIGRTFGVTDFFNPRDHQKPIHEVLIEATKGGCDYTFECIGVPEVLQSAINACKPGGQSAIVGVPAEGKTVTFDPYNLLYGRVWTGGFYGGFKPKNDVPGLVDDYMKKKIMLDEFISTTMPIEDVNKSFDLLLQGKIVKALLYFNSGDFK